atgcaaacttcacacagaaatgccaagtgactcAGCCGGGATTTGACCCAGcgtcctttttgctgtgaggtgacagtgctaaccattgagccaccatgtcatcctaaataaaaaaataagaaaaagataTATCTCACAAAgtaatttgtgtttaaaagacatctaatacaTGTCCAAACAttgacatcttggctaaaactaGGCCATatttaggctgtcagtgaaaatctaatagataaaaataaactagtcatcaaatagacagactttgCATGTGTAGTCCTTCAttcctgtttatttgatgacttatTTGATgcttggcactgttgcctcacagcaactgggccagttggcatttctgtgtggagtttgcctgatctccccgtgttggagtgggtttcctccaggtggctCCTGTTTCCCCACAAACCAAAGACAGGTAGGTATGCCCACACGGAATCTTCCGCACAGActtccgcagattttcagcccatcaatgattctgtttatttacttgtgcaaatgtgtgtaaatttatatttattcagttttaaattaatttcagtaatattgttgactagtatgaaaatattcatataatttatttacaatacagtttgtaaagtcatattttctatcttttagtagatattataTAGAATACTTgatttttttaccaaataaagtggatctaactggatttgcattgtaaacattaaatacaagttaaaaaaagtattactttttagttcatatattaaggttttagttatgatacccccaatatcattccgcataaatctgcagatttttaacaaaattctgcgcaaaaatagcaaaaaatgtccgcagattccgtctagCCCTAGctttaggtgaactgggtaaaaaaattggccgtagtatgtgTGCgtctgtatgggtgttacccatatttgggttgtggctggaagggcattcaccaCGTAAAAACATacgctagaatagttggtggttcattccactgtggcaacccttaataaataagggacttagccaaaggaaaatgaatgaaacagtAAAGCTGCAATGATTTCATATCTTTATGATGAtctttatgttttctttttatgttgtctccaaaatatattttgaagaatgttagaaaccactgacttcaacagtaggaaaaacaactaccatggaagtcaatggttacatgtttccaacatttttcacaataaattattttgtgttcaaaagttcagaagaaagaaactcaagtttgtgacaagtgaataagtaaattatgacagaattttcaattctgggtaaactatccatttaagagacatacagttgaaggcaaaattattatttattctttttcaactatttacaaagtgatgtttaacagagcatgaacattttcacagtttttttcaTATGACTTGTTTTCTTCTGCCtggaataaaagattttttttaaatgctattaatattaggcgtcacggtggcgcagagggtagcacgatcacctcatagcaaaaaggtcgctggttcaagccccccctgggtcagttgacattcctgtgtggagtttgtattagcgtgggtttcctccggggcctccggtttccaccacagttcaaagactcgtggtataggtgaattaggtaagctaaattggccgtagtgtatgtgtatgaatgtaagagtgtatgggtatttcccagtgatgggttgcagctgaaagggtatccagggcgtaaaaacatatgctggataatttggcggttcattactaagccgaaaagaaaatgaaatgaaattaattattattattattcctgatgggtagggccagacagaatctgtggacatttttttgctatttctgtgcagaatattgtaaaaaatctacGTATttttgcggaatgattttgggtgtatcgtaactaaaaattGAATATGTTGAATAaagatgaatacatttttaacgtttatttaatgtttgttaaatCCAAATCCTAATGTATCCGTTAATttgctaaacaaagcaagtctctcatataatatatctaccataTGTCTACTAaaagaattattttattactttacaaactattgtaagtaaatcatatgaacattttcatattagtcagtatcattactgaaattaatttaaaaactgaataaatataaatgtacatacatttacacacaactaaataaatagactcaatgatgggctgaaaatctgaccgattggctacaaaacaaactactataagttgcctaattaacctaagttGCCtatctaattaacctacttaagcctttaaactgcactttaacatgaatacaagtatcttgcaaaataacttaagttattattaaaactattatgatttaaATGCGCAGAAAAACACTTTGAAAACACTTgagtattgttttaaaaatatattaaatttcacaggagggctaataattttgattttaactGTTAAGTCACCTTTTTCTTTCACTGTAAGGAACAAATAAACCCCTTCACATGATCTCAACTTTTcatttcttaacattatcaaTGTATTTATTGATTGTGCATTTCTTTAAAGCTTGACATGCAATCGCTCATACTCACCAAAAGAGGGCTCCAGCAGATACAAGATGTGACCATGATGCCCACGAGCTGCACCACCATCTCAATATCATGAGATCTGGCTGACCGACGGTTACACGGTTTCTTTCTTATCCTTGCTAGCACCAAAGTTAGTCCACTTATAGTGTTACAAACCAAAGCAACAGCAAGGGAGGTCAACCCCAGTCCTGAAAACAACATAACAAAGGCCATATCTGCCTTCTCAGCGTCCTCCAGTACTTTAATAAAACACCAGGTTCCAGGGTATTGGTAGGTATATGAACCCAGCTGAAAACACGGCAGAAGGGCAACACAAAGAGCTGCCAGCCAGATGATAGAAAGAGAGAGTTTAGTCCTTGTTGTTGTAACAAGCGAAGCATGAAGAAGTGGTTTTGTTACGCCCAGACACCTCTCAGCTGCCATGGCACAGCCAAGAAAGAGCGGACATAGTCCGAAAAACACCATGCTGCCTCCTAGGAACTGGCATAGTGGGTCAGCCCTGTTGTATTCCTCAGCTGGGACACCTCCAGAAAGATACAGCCTCATGACTATTGCACCAGGAATGACATGTCCCACAAAGTCTGTGGCCACCAGAGAGCCTGCAAACAGGAGAAAGGCCTTGGATCGCCTGCGCAGGCGAGCATACGCGTTCGCCAGGATGAGAAGAGCCACAATGTTAGACAGGATCCCCAGGGTCATGGAGAGCATGGCAGCTATGGGGCCGCTCAGAATGGGTCTGCTCGAGGTGACATTTGAGGGATCGGCGAGTGATGGAGAGCCGGCCTGTCCTTCCCATTGACTGCAGTTGGAAAATGGGTTGAGCGGCGCAGCGCCTGATGAATTGGCGTGATGCATGGCTAGCTGTGAGGGGTGTTTATATGCTGCAGGGCTCCCATCTTCAGGTAGAGCTGTGGAtagagaagaaaaataaatacagttgaagaattatcaGCCCTCTTATTATCCCGACATCTGTTTAATAGAAAGAAGAAcgcatttctaagcataatagttttaataactcatttctaataactgaattattttatctttgccatgatgacagtacatcatattttactgtatatttttcaaggcactactattcagcttaaagtgacatttaaatgcttaactaggttaattaggcaagttaaggtaattaacataaagatggtttgttctgtagacaatcgaaaaaaatatagcttaaggggtctaataatattgaccttaaaaaatttaaaacagcttttattctagccgaataaGACTCTCTctagaagaaaagatattataagacatactgtaaaaatttccttgctctgttaaacataatttgggaaataattgaaaaaaaataaaataaaaaattcaccagagggctaataaatttgactttataCATGTGAGAACAGGTCATTTCCAAGAGTTAAAATTTTGTGTGGCTTTCAGTTGATGTAGAtagaagggatagttcacctaaaactgacatttctgtcataatttacacaCCCTTCATTTTTTTCCAAGcacatttgacttttttttgttgaagatatttagaagaaagctggaaacctgtaaccactgacttctacaggaaaaacaagtactatggatgtcaatggttccagtttttcagctttgtttcattatatcatcttttgtgttcagccgaaaaaagaaactcataaaggtttgggaccacttgagtaaatagtgagtaaatgtttattttggggtgatctatccctttacaTTCATGTCTGTTTACCCTGAAAAAAAATAGGTGTAGAAACAAATGTTTGAACTTCACAGAGAACATAAAATTGTGTATAGTGACActttaaattaatgtaatttattaaatctTGTCATATCACTTATTGATtatgtgaaattgtaattctgtttgaaatattttccaaatgctttttaatggagtgaatattttttccaacatgtttttcttttgtctttgccattatacagtacataatgttttaatAGTCATTTTGCAAGATACTCATATTCAGCTTAAGGCTTATTTAGGTTACTAggaaagttaggttaattaggcaaatcatt
Above is a window of Danio aesculapii chromosome 6, fDanAes4.1, whole genome shotgun sequence DNA encoding:
- the ptger1a gene encoding prostaglandin E receptor 1a (subtype EP1) gives rise to the protein MHHANSSGAAPLNPFSNCSQWEGQAGSPSLADPSNVTSSRPILSGPIAAMLSMTLGILSNIVALLILANAYARLRRRSKAFLLFAGSLVATDFVGHVIPGAIVMRLYLSGGVPAEEYNRADPLCQFLGGSMVFFGLCPLFLGCAMAAERCLGVTKPLLHASLVTTTRTKLSLSIIWLAALCVALLPCFQLGSYTYQYPGTWCFIKVLEDAEKADMAFVMLFSGLGLTSLAVALVCNTISGLTLVLARIRKKPCNRRSARSHDIEMVVQLVGIMVTSCICWSPLLIVGLITVKQSYEHSIGDDLATYKTLMIMGVRIASWNQILDPWVYILLRRSVLQKIYFITKRQTDLKESTLRCWEIHSFPSSEKNPVSRV